The following are encoded together in the Flavobacterium sp. TR2 genome:
- a CDS encoding thioredoxin family protein: protein MARTESTMLPLGTIAPDFYLKDTNSNNSFSFEDLKGSKGTLVMFICNHCPFVHHVITEIVMIANDYRVQGLGVIAISSNDVVKYPEDSPELMADFALENKIDFPYLYDETQETAKAYQAACTPDFYLFDNQDRLFYRGQLDDSRPGNGIPLSGSDLRGAIDALIYNRSLKEPQKPSLGCGIKWK, encoded by the coding sequence ATGGCTCGAACAGAATCAACAATGCTTCCTTTAGGAACAATTGCACCTGACTTTTATTTAAAAGATACCAATTCGAACAATAGTTTTTCTTTTGAAGACTTAAAAGGTTCAAAAGGCACTTTGGTAATGTTCATTTGCAACCATTGTCCGTTTGTGCATCATGTTATTACAGAAATTGTAATGATTGCCAATGATTATCGCGTTCAGGGATTAGGAGTAATCGCTATCTCTAGCAATGATGTTGTCAAATATCCTGAAGACAGTCCAGAATTAATGGCTGATTTTGCATTGGAAAATAAAATTGATTTTCCTTATCTATACGATGAAACTCAAGAAACTGCAAAAGCTTATCAGGCAGCTTGCACTCCAGACTTTTATCTATTTGATAATCAAGACAGATTATTTTATCGTGGGCAACTAGATGATTCGAGACCTGGAAACGGAATTCCTCTTAGCGGAAGCGATCTTAGAGGTGCAATTGACGCTTTAATTTACAACAGAAGTTTAAAAGAACCGCAGAAGCCAAGTTTGGGTTGTGGCATTAAATGGAAGTAA
- a CDS encoding alpha/beta fold hydrolase: MEHTLSNASLSLKDFESNLKQIHTDKYIETAQNVRLYVKDYGQGKPVILIHGWPLSNEMWEYQIDHLVQNNYRVIAYDRRGFGKSSQPWDGYDYDTLTDDLKEIIEQLELENVTLVGFSMGGGEVVRYFSRHGGKGVTKAALISSIIPFLLKTDDNPDGHPKEKSENTAAAIKEDRIGFVDNFGKTFFGVNIINKPLSTPLLEYYRNLCSLASPRATLKCAESFSYTDFRDELDFIKVPTLIIHGDDDKIVPIDLTSRKAAKSIANNTYIEYEGAPHGLFYTDREKLNENLLEFLNS; the protein is encoded by the coding sequence ATGGAACATACACTTAGTAATGCTAGCTTATCTTTAAAAGATTTTGAATCTAATTTAAAACAAATTCACACCGATAAATATATAGAAACGGCCCAAAATGTAAGGCTTTATGTTAAAGATTACGGCCAAGGAAAACCAGTAATTCTGATTCATGGCTGGCCGCTTTCTAACGAAATGTGGGAATATCAGATCGATCATTTGGTACAAAATAATTATCGTGTAATTGCCTATGACCGCCGCGGATTTGGAAAATCTTCTCAGCCGTGGGACGGTTACGATTACGATACTTTGACAGATGATCTTAAAGAAATTATCGAGCAATTGGAATTAGAAAACGTAACTCTTGTGGGCTTCTCAATGGGTGGCGGTGAAGTGGTTCGCTATTTTAGCCGTCACGGTGGAAAAGGCGTTACCAAAGCAGCTTTAATTTCGTCAATTATTCCTTTTCTTCTAAAAACAGACGATAATCCTGATGGACATCCAAAAGAAAAAAGCGAAAACACGGCAGCGGCAATCAAAGAAGACAGAATCGGGTTTGTAGATAATTTCGGAAAAACTTTTTTTGGGGTAAATATCATCAACAAACCGCTCAGCACTCCGTTATTAGAATATTATAGAAACTTATGTTCATTGGCATCTCCAAGAGCTACTTTAAAATGCGCTGAATCTTTTTCTTATACCGATTTTAGAGACGAATTGGATTTTATAAAAGTCCCAACCTTGATAATTCATGGTGATGATGATAAAATTGTACCGATTGACCTTACCTCAAGAAAAGCTGCAAAATCTATAGCAAACAATACTTACATCGAATATGAAGGTGCTCCTCACGGCTTATTTTATACCGATAGAGAAAAACTAAATGAAAATTTACTTGAATTTCTGAATTCATAA
- a CDS encoding tRNA-binding protein translates to MDLTWNEFERTDMRVGTIIEVNDFPEARKQAFQLTIDFGSEIGIRKSSAQITKRYQKEDLVNRQIVAVVNFPKKQIGKFMSECLVLGAVGEEGDVILLAPDFKIPNGLRIG, encoded by the coding sequence ATGGATTTAACTTGGAACGAATTTGAGCGCACAGATATGCGCGTAGGAACAATTATAGAGGTGAACGATTTTCCTGAAGCCAGAAAACAAGCCTTTCAGCTGACAATTGATTTTGGTTCAGAAATCGGAATTAGAAAATCATCGGCACAAATTACCAAAAGATATCAGAAAGAAGATTTGGTAAATCGTCAGATTGTGGCAGTTGTCAATTTTCCTAAAAAACAAATCGGAAAATTTATGAGCGAGTGTTTAGTTCTTGGTGCTGTAGGCGAGGAGGGAGACGTAATTTTATTGGCTCCTGATTTTAAAATCCCTAACGGATTGCGTATCGGATAG
- a CDS encoding alpha/beta hydrolase, translating into METQLLIIPGLGDSGEKHWQTFWHKKFENSIRVVQDNWDEPIREEWLDRLNENISKLDKPTILVAHSLAVSLVLHWAEKHNNPNIIGAFLVAPADVDSPQHSPECIRNFSPIPLYKLPFPSVVVASENDPYASFERKKLFAEKWGSDFVNIGQQGHINSDSDLKYWEEGQEILKKLIEKINF; encoded by the coding sequence ATGGAGACACAATTATTAATTATACCAGGACTTGGAGATTCTGGAGAAAAACACTGGCAAACCTTTTGGCATAAAAAATTCGAAAACTCAATTCGTGTTGTGCAAGACAATTGGGATGAACCGATTCGCGAAGAATGGCTTGACCGATTAAACGAAAATATTTCCAAACTTGATAAGCCAACTATTTTAGTTGCACATAGTTTGGCGGTTTCTTTGGTTTTGCATTGGGCAGAAAAACACAATAATCCGAATATAATCGGCGCTTTTTTAGTCGCTCCCGCAGATGTAGATTCACCTCAGCACTCGCCAGAATGCATAAGAAATTTTTCACCGATTCCACTTTATAAATTGCCTTTCCCTTCTGTGGTTGTGGCGAGCGAAAATGATCCTTACGCTTCGTTTGAAAGAAAAAAACTCTTCGCTGAAAAATGGGGAAGTGATTTTGTGAATATCGGCCAGCAAGGACACATTAATTCCGATTCTGATTTGAAATATTGGGAAGAAGGACAGGAGATTTTAAAGAAGTTAATTGAAAAGATAAACTTTTAA
- a CDS encoding alpha/beta hydrolase, producing MKKLIILLSFFFFGISLSAQNIEYETKNNIQYYNASINKSDKYINERCVLDIYYPKNKTGFATIVWFHGGGLTGGNKEIPEALKNKGFAIIGVNYRLSPKVKAAKAIEDAAAAVAWTFNNIANYGGDKTQIFVSGHSAGGYLAMMIGLDKKWLQKENIDANQIAGLIPFSGQCITHFEIRRENGIPEKQPTIDQFAPLYHVRADAPPMLLITGDRELEMLGRYEENAYMARMMKLVGHTQTKLYELDGYGHGMTEPGFPLLVNEVNRILKERKK from the coding sequence ATGAAAAAATTAATCATTCTTCTAAGTTTCTTCTTCTTTGGAATTTCTCTTTCTGCACAGAATATAGAATATGAAACGAAAAACAATATTCAATATTATAATGCAAGTATAAATAAGTCTGATAAATATATTAATGAGAGATGTGTTTTGGATATTTATTATCCGAAAAACAAAACAGGTTTTGCTACAATTGTCTGGTTTCATGGCGGGGGATTGACTGGAGGAAATAAAGAAATTCCTGAGGCCTTAAAAAATAAAGGTTTTGCCATTATTGGCGTAAATTACAGATTATCGCCAAAAGTAAAAGCCGCAAAAGCAATTGAAGATGCTGCTGCAGCGGTTGCTTGGACTTTCAACAATATTGCTAATTATGGGGGCGATAAAACTCAGATTTTTGTTTCTGGACATTCTGCTGGAGGATATTTAGCAATGATGATCGGTTTAGACAAAAAATGGCTTCAAAAAGAAAATATCGATGCCAATCAAATTGCGGGGCTTATCCCGTTTAGCGGGCAATGCATTACACATTTCGAAATTAGAAGAGAAAACGGAATTCCTGAAAAGCAGCCAACAATTGACCAATTTGCCCCTTTATATCACGTTCGTGCCGACGCTCCGCCAATGTTATTGATTACTGGAGATCGCGAACTGGAAATGCTTGGGCGTTATGAAGAAAATGCATACATGGCCAGAATGATGAAACTAGTTGGGCATACACAAACTAAATTATACGAACTGGATGGCTACGGCCACGGAATGACAGAACCTGGATTTCCATTATTGGTTAATGAAGTAAACCGAATTTTAAAAGAACGTAAAAAATAA
- a CDS encoding PUR family DNA/RNA-binding protein → MRENDMLEKEEIFSKVLRAGRRTYFFDVRATKADDYYITITESKKFTEEDGSFHFKKHKIYLYKEDFSAFSEILEEMTSYVLNHKGEEVISERHQKDFKKEYSSEKAESSRSSFTDIDFDDI, encoded by the coding sequence ATGAGAGAAAATGACATGTTAGAAAAAGAAGAGATTTTTTCTAAAGTATTACGCGCAGGAAGAAGAACTTATTTCTTTGATGTGAGAGCTACCAAAGCTGATGATTATTACATTACTATTACCGAAAGCAAAAAATTTACTGAGGAAGATGGTTCTTTTCACTTCAAAAAACACAAAATCTATTTGTACAAAGAAGATTTTAGTGCTTTCTCTGAAATCTTAGAAGAAATGACTTCTTATGTTTTAAACCACAAAGGCGAAGAAGTAATTTCTGAAAGACACCAAAAAGATTTTAAAAAAGAATACAGCTCTGAAAAGGCTGAAAGTTCAAGATCTAGTTTTACAGATATTGATTTTGACGATATTTAA
- a CDS encoding ABC transporter ATP-binding protein, with product MKELSYLNKYFIKYKYSFSLGILITIIAQIFSLFTPKLISKSLNAIENFDKLSAAEQNSEAVIAHFRQDLIHNVLLIIGTTIVAGFLTFLMRQTLIVMSRHIEFDLKNEVFRQYENLSQNFYKQNRTGDLMNRISEDVSKVRMYVGPAVMYTINTAIRFAIVILYMYNVSPLLTLYTILPLPILSYCIFKLSSEINKRSTTFQQYLSKVSSFTQEIFSGIRVIKAYSLENQHQNNMVDLAEESKRKSLSLAKVQSLFGPLMIALIGISNLVVIYFGGVMYINGSIPNIGTIAEFILYVNMLTWPVASLGWVSSMVQEAEASQKRLNEFLKIEPEIKNNNVNTSEIQGNISFENVSFTYQDTNIEALKNVSFTVKKGETLAILGKTGSGKSTILSLISRLYDVTEGEVKIDENEISTLNLNDLRNNIGIVPQDAFLFSDTIKNNIKFGNQNATDEEVIQAAKNAVVHDNIIAFNKQYDTVLGERGITLSGGQKQRVSIARAIIKNPAILLFDDCLSAVDTETEEMILNNLFEISKDKTTIIVSHRVSSAKNADKIIILEDGRIIQQGSHNQLINQEGYYASLYLKQLSEKELL from the coding sequence ATGAAAGAACTAAGCTATTTAAACAAATATTTCATCAAATATAAATATAGTTTCTCGTTAGGAATTTTAATCACCATAATCGCACAAATATTTTCTCTTTTTACTCCAAAGCTCATTAGCAAGTCTTTAAACGCTATTGAAAATTTTGATAAACTTTCTGCTGCAGAGCAAAATTCTGAAGCAGTAATTGCTCATTTTCGCCAGGATCTCATTCATAATGTGCTACTTATCATAGGAACTACGATTGTTGCAGGATTCTTAACCTTTTTAATGCGCCAGACATTAATTGTAATGTCTCGCCATATTGAGTTTGATTTGAAAAATGAAGTTTTCAGGCAATACGAGAATCTTTCACAGAATTTCTACAAACAAAACCGAACAGGAGACTTAATGAATCGTATTAGTGAAGACGTTTCAAAAGTTCGTATGTATGTTGGGCCAGCAGTAATGTATACTATAAATACAGCTATCCGTTTTGCGATCGTTATATTATATATGTATAATGTATCGCCGCTGCTTACCCTATACACGATACTGCCCTTGCCTATTCTTTCGTATTGTATTTTCAAATTAAGTTCTGAAATCAATAAACGAAGCACAACGTTTCAGCAGTATCTTTCTAAAGTATCGAGTTTTACTCAGGAAATCTTTTCGGGAATTCGTGTAATTAAAGCCTATTCTCTAGAAAATCAGCACCAAAACAATATGGTTGACCTTGCCGAAGAAAGCAAGCGCAAAAGTTTGAGCTTGGCAAAAGTGCAGTCGTTGTTTGGCCCGTTGATGATTGCCCTTATCGGAATCAGTAATTTGGTAGTTATTTATTTTGGAGGCGTAATGTACATCAACGGAAGCATTCCAAATATCGGAACCATTGCAGAATTTATATTGTATGTAAATATGCTGACTTGGCCGGTTGCTTCTTTAGGATGGGTTTCTTCGATGGTTCAAGAAGCAGAAGCTTCTCAGAAACGTCTGAATGAATTCTTGAAAATTGAACCAGAAATCAAAAACAACAACGTAAACACATCAGAGATTCAAGGAAATATCTCTTTTGAAAATGTTTCCTTCACCTATCAAGACACTAACATTGAAGCCTTAAAAAATGTTTCTTTTACAGTAAAAAAAGGAGAAACACTGGCAATTCTTGGAAAAACAGGTTCAGGAAAATCGACCATACTTTCTCTGATTTCAAGACTGTATGATGTAACCGAAGGAGAGGTTAAAATTGATGAAAACGAAATCAGCACTTTAAATCTGAATGATCTTCGCAACAATATAGGAATCGTGCCTCAAGATGCTTTCTTGTTTTCTGACACCATTAAAAATAACATCAAATTCGGCAATCAAAATGCAACCGATGAAGAAGTTATTCAAGCTGCAAAAAACGCTGTTGTCCATGACAACATTATTGCATTCAACAAACAATACGACACCGTTTTAGGAGAAAGAGGAATCACGCTTTCGGGAGGACAAAAACAGCGTGTTTCTATTGCAAGAGCAATTATCAAAAATCCTGCAATCCTTCTTTTTGACGATTGTTTGTCTGCCGTTGACACCGAAACCGAAGAAATGATTTTGAATAATTTATTTGAAATTTCTAAGGACAAAACAACCATTATTGTAAGTCATCGAGTATCATCTGCCAAGAATGCAGACAAAATTATTATTCTCGAAGATGGCCGTATAATTCAACAAGGGTCTCATAATCAATTAATAAATCAAGAGGGTTATTATGCATCGTTATATTTAAAACAACTTTCGGAAAAAGAATTACTTTAA